The following proteins are co-located in the Massilia litorea genome:
- a CDS encoding Bug family tripartite tricarboxylate transporter substrate binding protein has product MMLVSGAQAAYPDKTITVVVPFPAGGSTDAIARAIGPKISARFGQPWIVDNRPGATGAIGAGLVKRAAPDGYTLMVASIGVYAVNPFLQKNLAYNPQRDFDLLTVAVRAPNVLVARADLPANNMAELLAYLKKNPGKVNFASSGNGSSDHLTAELFWQKSGTSGLHVPYKGGAPAITDLLGGQTDVSFVNINAALPYIKSGKLKALAVTGEGRAAVLPKVPTLAESGVPGVEIYSWQGIAAPKGLPKDVKARLHGAIVEALTEPALKSKLVEQGFEVVANTPEQFEQFLAGEQARWKNVIETGKITAD; this is encoded by the coding sequence ATGATGCTGGTGTCGGGCGCGCAGGCGGCCTATCCGGACAAGACCATCACCGTGGTGGTGCCCTTCCCGGCGGGCGGGTCGACCGACGCGATCGCCCGCGCCATCGGGCCGAAGATCTCGGCGCGCTTCGGCCAGCCGTGGATCGTCGACAACCGCCCCGGCGCCACCGGTGCGATCGGCGCCGGCCTGGTCAAGCGCGCGGCGCCCGACGGCTACACCCTGATGGTCGCCTCGATCGGCGTGTATGCCGTCAACCCCTTCCTGCAGAAGAACCTGGCGTATAACCCGCAACGCGACTTCGACCTGCTGACGGTCGCCGTGCGCGCGCCGAACGTGCTGGTCGCCCGGGCCGACCTGCCGGCCAATAACATGGCCGAACTGCTCGCCTACCTGAAAAAGAACCCGGGCAAAGTCAACTTCGCTTCCTCGGGCAACGGCAGCTCGGACCACCTGACGGCCGAACTGTTCTGGCAGAAGAGCGGCACCAGCGGCCTGCACGTGCCCTATAAAGGCGGCGCCCCGGCGATCACCGACCTGCTGGGCGGGCAGACCGACGTCTCCTTCGTGAACATCAACGCCGCGCTCCCCTATATCAAGAGCGGCAAGCTCAAGGCGCTGGCCGTGACCGGCGAGGGACGCGCCGCCGTCCTGCCGAAAGTGCCGACCCTGGCGGAATCGGGCGTGCCCGGCGTCGAGATCTATTCGTGGCAGGGCATCGCCGCACCGAAGGGCTTGCCGAAGGATGTGAAGGCCAGGCTGCACGGCGCGATCGTCGAAGCGCTCACCGAGCCGGCGCTGAAGTCCAAGCTGGTGGAGCAGGGCTTCGAAGTCGTGGCGAATACGCCCGAGCAGTTCGAGCAGTTCCTGGCGGGCGAACAGGCGCGCTGGAAGAACGTGATCGAGACCGGCAAAATTACAGCTGACTGA
- a CDS encoding porin, which produces MPRFTSFRPALLCSLLATAFVTPSAFAQASPSYLMTRLAQLPEYGRGGDAVRIYGTLDLGMMYTTTDHASGRWQQQSGGDHTSKLGFYASEDLGNGVKAEMKLEAGINADTGTQQASALFNRESWVGLRSNTLGTVRLGNQINAMLPLFIDPFALVNTNSVYTWVAGGAMQGPRGVGANTDLGPGAGTIPVRVPKSITYATPRLGGFAAQAIWSANPYGTGEPSTGTRGGVVSYSTGPVYLAASLIQSFSSPVTISAGLPAQPVRTDIPSVGAIFDNGKLVLSTSYARISPQLAQSGEAQIVTLGAILPQGRLTWRASAVHRDTEGARNGAGQLVASSALGLMLGVDYELSRRTGLYARAGSVRNFGASTIILNSVALPLQAGSTAPQTGIETRTCSLGLFHHF; this is translated from the coding sequence ATGCCGCGTTTCACCTCGTTCCGCCCTGCTCTCCTCTGCTCGCTGCTTGCCACTGCCTTCGTCACCCCTTCGGCCTTCGCCCAGGCCAGCCCCTCCTACCTCATGACCCGCCTGGCCCAGCTGCCCGAATACGGCCGCGGCGGCGACGCCGTGCGCATCTACGGCACGCTGGATCTCGGCATGATGTACACGACGACCGACCATGCGAGCGGTCGCTGGCAGCAGCAGAGCGGCGGCGACCACACGTCGAAACTCGGTTTCTATGCCTCGGAAGACCTTGGCAACGGCGTCAAGGCGGAAATGAAGCTGGAAGCGGGCATCAATGCCGACACCGGCACCCAGCAGGCGAGCGCCCTGTTCAACCGCGAATCCTGGGTCGGCCTGCGTTCGAACACCCTGGGCACGGTGCGCCTCGGGAACCAGATCAATGCGATGCTGCCGCTCTTCATCGACCCGTTCGCGCTGGTGAACACCAATTCGGTCTACACCTGGGTTGCCGGCGGCGCCATGCAGGGTCCGCGCGGCGTCGGTGCGAATACCGACCTCGGTCCGGGCGCGGGCACGATTCCGGTGCGCGTGCCGAAGTCGATCACCTATGCCACGCCGCGCCTCGGCGGTTTCGCGGCCCAGGCCATCTGGTCCGCCAATCCCTACGGTACGGGCGAGCCGTCGACCGGCACGCGCGGCGGCGTGGTCTCGTACAGCACCGGTCCCGTGTATCTGGCGGCAAGCCTAATCCAGTCCTTCAGCAGCCCGGTGACGATCAGCGCAGGCCTGCCGGCGCAGCCGGTGCGCACCGACATCCCGTCGGTCGGCGCGATCTTCGATAACGGCAAGCTGGTGCTCTCGACCTCGTATGCGCGTATCTCGCCGCAGCTGGCGCAAAGCGGCGAAGCGCAGATCGTCACCCTGGGCGCGATCCTGCCGCAGGGCCGCCTGACCTGGCGCGCGTCCGCGGTCCACCGCGATACCGAGGGCGCGCGCAACGGCGCCGGCCAGTTGGTCGCATCCTCGGCGCTGGGCCTGATGCTGGGCGTCGACTACGAGCTCTCGCGCCGTACCGGCCTGTATGCGCGCGCCGGCTCGGTGCGCAACTTCGGCGCCTCGACCATCATCCTCAACAGCGTTGCCCTGCCCCTGCAAGCGGGCAGCACGGCGCCGCAAACGGGGATCGAAACCCGCACCTGCTCGCTGGGCCTGTTCCACCACTTCTAA